A genomic region of Peptoniphilus sp. ING2-D1G contains the following coding sequences:
- a CDS encoding putative D-alanyl-D-alanine carboxypeptidase (High confidence in function and specificity): MKRILCILMVFLLLMPGAVMAEEETAEEPTEIRNQNIFVPTKEGVQRATYEEALRIEELKKQPLTSLTTAYLLGDYKSGKILESYNIDEVKPMASMSKLVSVFVVLDEISRGALSRGDVILIDREAAALGGSSYELKENDTKTVGELLEASLIISGNDAITALAKHVAGSKEAFVDMMNDKCQELGLKNAHMVNPTGLTDYMVEDYNKMTLREMFILSRELISKHPEVLEITSKTKIEEPDRDFVEYNTNPTLGITEGIDGLKTGYTGASGRCLIATGVKKGEYGKTLDTRLIGITTGSKNDWERYVAANKLMGEGFEKHKYIVIGNPEKSISKIKIEDASVPEVDVYEKYQGSVLWNGKSKINRKLDIKPGLKAPLAVGDVVGSVSYVMDGEEIENIDLIVKDRVTQKGIIFKIKEMYENIFLNIRKAAA; this comes from the coding sequence ATGAAAAGAATTTTATGTATACTCATGGTTTTTCTGCTTTTGATGCCGGGAGCAGTTATGGCTGAGGAAGAAACTGCTGAGGAACCGACGGAAATAAGAAATCAAAATATTTTCGTTCCTACTAAAGAGGGAGTTCAAAGAGCGACCTATGAAGAGGCTTTGAGAATAGAAGAATTGAAAAAACAACCCTTGACAAGTTTGACTACAGCTTACTTGCTGGGAGATTATAAAAGTGGAAAAATCCTTGAATCATATAATATAGATGAAGTAAAACCCATGGCGTCAATGTCCAAATTAGTATCGGTCTTCGTGGTTCTTGACGAAATTTCAAGAGGCGCACTTTCAAGAGGAGATGTGATTTTAATCGATAGAGAGGCTGCGGCTCTTGGAGGTTCAAGCTATGAGTTGAAGGAAAATGACACGAAAACTGTAGGTGAATTACTTGAGGCATCTCTTATTATTTCGGGAAATGATGCCATAACAGCTCTTGCAAAACACGTTGCAGGCTCAAAGGAAGCCTTTGTGGACATGATGAATGACAAATGCCAAGAGCTTGGACTTAAAAATGCACACATGGTAAACCCCACAGGGCTTACAGATTACATGGTGGAAGACTATAACAAGATGACTCTCAGAGAAATGTTCATTCTTTCAAGGGAACTCATCTCAAAACACCCGGAAGTTTTAGAAATAACCTCAAAGACCAAAATAGAGGAACCCGATAGAGATTTTGTTGAATACAACACAAATCCCACACTGGGAATCACTGAAGGAATAGACGGATTAAAAACAGGATATACGGGAGCTTCAGGTAGATGTTTAATCGCCACCGGAGTAAAAAAAGGTGAGTACGGCAAAACTTTGGACACCAGGCTCATAGGGATAACCACCGGTTCAAAAAATGATTGGGAAAGATATGTAGCGGCAAATAAACTCATGGGAGAGGGATTTGAAAAGCACAAGTACATAGTGATTGGAAATCCCGAAAAATCCATAAGCAAAATAAAAATTGAAGACGCTTCGGTGCCTGAAGTGGATGTATATGAAAAATACCAAGGTTCTGTTTTGTGGAACGGAAAAAGCAAAATAAATAGAAAACTTGACATAAAACCCGGGCTTAAGGCACCTTTGGCAGTAGGTGATGTAGTGGGAAGCGTAAGTTATGTTATGGACGGCGAAGAAATAGAAAATATAGATTTGATAGTCAAGGACAGAGTTACACAGAAGGGAATAATTTTCAAGATAAAGGAAATGTATGAAAATATATTTTTAAATATAAGAAAGGCGGCAGCTTGA
- a CDS encoding hypothetical protein (High confidence in function and specificity) produces the protein MDKIESKYIIDEVEGLYRIIKLKDFRKTEGVVFDVMGKSLVPKVDAIDRVIHTKSAVSPGAVGDVERPWYMHTHQDDNLFVLYGKRYVELYSVEHGKVENFVVTPDYIEHNGEKVVEGGAVLVWPINVFHRVVSGEEGSRSINLATHYEGLDMRTNFNIYDLNTETGEYKVIREGHQDQNND, from the coding sequence ATGGATAAAATTGAAAGTAAATATATAATTGATGAAGTTGAAGGCCTTTACAGAATCATTAAACTTAAGGATTTCAGAAAGACTGAGGGAGTAGTATTCGATGTAATGGGCAAATCTCTTGTACCTAAGGTGGATGCAATCGACAGAGTAATTCACACAAAAAGCGCAGTATCTCCGGGAGCCGTAGGAGACGTTGAAAGACCGTGGTACATGCACACTCACCAAGATGACAATCTATTTGTTCTTTATGGAAAAAGATATGTTGAACTTTACAGTGTTGAACATGGAAAAGTTGAAAACTTTGTAGTAACTCCAGACTATATTGAACACAACGGTGAAAAAGTGGTGGAAGGCGGAGCAGTACTTGTTTGGCCGATAAATGTATTTCACAGAGTAGTAAGCGGAGAAGAAGGCTCACGCTCAATAAACCTTGCTACACATTATGAAGGTCTCGATATGAGGACCAACTTCAACATCTATGATTTAAACACCGAAACTGGAGAATACAAGGTTATAAGAGAAGGTCATCAAGATCAAAACAACGACTAA
- the ftcd gene encoding Glutamate formimidoyltransferase (The formiminotransferase (FT) domain of formiminotransferase-cyclodeaminase forms a homodimer, with each protomer being comprised of two subdomains. The formiminotransferase domain has an N-terminal subdomain that is made up of a six-stranded mixed beta-pleated sheet and five alpha helices, which are arranged on the external surface of the beta sheet. This, in turn, faces the beta-sheet of the C-terminal subdomain to form a double beta-sheet layer. The two subdomains are separated by a short linker sequence, which is not thought to be any more flexible than the remainder of the molecule. T; High confidence in function and specificity) — protein MCIPNYSEGRDAEKIDKIVECFRAKENVKLIDYQPDKDHNRLVVEVIGEPEAVIEAVLESVSVATELIDMSKHEGAHPRMGAVDVIPFVPVTEVTTEDCVEYAKEVGKAIGDMGIPVYLYEDAATTPDRKNLAKVRKGQYEGFFEKIKQPEWKPDFGPQEMNEKSGATAVAARFHLIAFNVNLNTDKLEIAEAIAKKVRHIGGGLRFVKGIGLALEEKGQVQVSMNLVNFEKTRVYQALEMVKSEAKRYGVTVANTELIGLIPLQALIDSAAYYMQIEDFKYEQVLETLLIEE, from the coding sequence ATGTGTATTCCCAACTATTCTGAGGGAAGAGACGCAGAAAAAATCGATAAAATTGTAGAGTGTTTTAGAGCAAAAGAAAATGTCAAACTTATAGATTATCAACCGGATAAAGATCACAACAGATTAGTTGTAGAAGTTATCGGGGAACCGGAAGCTGTTATTGAAGCGGTACTTGAATCAGTAAGTGTTGCTACAGAACTTATCGATATGTCAAAGCATGAAGGCGCTCATCCGAGAATGGGAGCGGTTGACGTAATTCCATTTGTACCTGTTACAGAAGTGACAACTGAAGATTGTGTAGAATATGCTAAAGAAGTGGGTAAAGCAATAGGAGACATGGGCATACCGGTTTATCTATATGAAGATGCAGCTACTACACCCGACAGAAAGAATTTAGCTAAAGTTCGCAAAGGACAATATGAAGGATTCTTTGAAAAGATAAAACAACCGGAATGGAAACCTGATTTCGGACCTCAAGAAATGAATGAAAAGAGCGGAGCAACTGCAGTCGCAGCAAGATTCCATTTAATTGCTTTTAACGTAAATTTAAATACAGACAAACTTGAAATTGCAGAAGCGATAGCTAAAAAAGTTCGTCACATAGGCGGAGGACTTAGATTTGTAAAGGGTATAGGTCTTGCGCTTGAAGAAAAGGGACAAGTACAAGTTTCAATGAACCTTGTAAACTTTGAAAAAACAAGAGTGTATCAAGCTCTTGAAATGGTAAAATCGGAAGCTAAAAGATATGGCGTTACCGTTGCAAACACTGAACTCATAGGACTTATTCCGCTACAAGCACTTATAGATTCAGCTGCATATTATATGCAAATCGAAGACTTTAAGTATGAACAAGTTCTTGAAACGCTTTTAATTGAAGAATAA